In Hwangdonia lutea, a single window of DNA contains:
- a CDS encoding formylglycine-generating enzyme family protein, translated as MKTPLICFIVCFLAFFSCKNQKKETLESNNNILSESTLDSLINHPPTGMVWIPGGTFLQGAVAHDDIAMLHEKPQHEVRLDGFFMDITEVTNAQFSKFVEATGYITTAERDIDWEDMKKQLPEGTPKPHDTILQPGSLMFKKTKTSVPNLYDFSQWWRWVIGVNWKHPSGVDSSIEGKENYPVTHISFEDAQAYCKWAGKRLPTEAEWEYAARGNKENTTYFWGDDVGLLPEKANTWEGEFPVFNTLEDGFERTAPVKSYPENDFGLYDMAGNVWEWTNDWYNVNYYKELASKNTPAINPKGATEAYNPNNPYVQEKIIKGGSFLCSYTYCASYRISSKMGSSTDSSSEHIGFRTVVTPEMLTSE; from the coding sequence ATGAAAACCCCTTTAATTTGCTTTATTGTTTGTTTTTTAGCTTTTTTTAGTTGTAAAAATCAAAAGAAAGAAACGCTTGAAAGCAACAATAACATTTTAAGCGAAAGCACATTGGATAGTTTAATCAACCATCCACCAACAGGAATGGTTTGGATTCCGGGAGGTACTTTTTTACAGGGTGCTGTTGCGCATGACGATATAGCCATGTTGCACGAAAAACCACAACACGAAGTGCGCTTAGATGGGTTTTTTATGGATATCACCGAAGTCACAAACGCCCAATTTTCAAAATTTGTAGAGGCCACCGGTTACATTACCACAGCTGAAAGGGACATTGATTGGGAAGACATGAAAAAGCAATTGCCCGAAGGCACACCCAAGCCACACGATACCATTTTGCAACCGGGGTCTTTAATGTTTAAAAAAACCAAAACATCGGTGCCTAATTTATACGATTTTTCACAGTGGTGGCGCTGGGTGATTGGCGTGAATTGGAAACACCCAAGTGGAGTAGACTCTTCTATTGAAGGAAAAGAAAATTATCCCGTAACCCATATTTCTTTTGAAGATGCGCAAGCCTATTGCAAATGGGCAGGAAAACGCCTGCCAACCGAAGCAGAGTGGGAATATGCCGCCAGAGGGAACAAAGAAAACACCACTTATTTTTGGGGCGATGATGTAGGTTTACTCCCTGAAAAAGCCAATACTTGGGAAGGCGAATTTCCTGTGTTCAATACCTTAGAAGATGGTTTTGAAAGAACGGCACCCGTAAAATCGTATCCAGAAAACGACTTTGGATTGTACGATATGGCCGGCAATGTTTGGGAGTGGACCAACGATTGGTACAACGTAAATTATTATAAGGAATTAGCTTCGAAAAATACACCAGCAATCAATCCTAAAGGTGCAACTGAAGCTTACAATCCCAACAACCCGTATGTGCAGGAAAAAATTATAAAAGGCGGTTCTTTTTTATGTAGTTACACCTATTGCGCCAGTTACAGAATTTCATCTAAAATGGGATCGAGTACAGACTCTTCATCAGAACATATTGGGTTTAGAACGGTGGTAACACCAGAAATGTTGACGAGTGAATAG